One Actinomyces respiraculi DNA window includes the following coding sequences:
- a CDS encoding ABC transporter, whose product MPSSRSQANGLDVPSRVISRGRLIDVLTDTVRDLEALPLTLASDRVDDARRLRASVIGQLRDHILPRLEDADVPAIVVVGGSTGAGKSTLVNSMLGAEVSKAGVLRPTTRVPVLVINPEDAPALENHPVSEVAQIVVCEAQPAGLALIDASDLDSVQADNRALATRLLEACDLWLFITTAARYGDHTPWATLEEAASRGASIAVVLNRVSDAVLDEVRRDLVERLDRLGLADSPFFVVPDAGPHEGLLPADSVSELRDWMQLLAGRHRAAGLMRRANREMWPTLYHDLLALADAVDAQGDAGRRLEEAGRDILSGPCETLRTDVERGVLADGAPTTRWVSHASAGGPLAALATGARLRAGLFGRTARARARALAEVAADLRDTLVLHLSAGLAAVTEEAQITWSEAGAGEHAGRLLGTGPGAHEAVAAWMDGVLSVVPPIKGLDAEATGHLVVVAACGLEGARAAAARLGLAETVDDARTRLADALTAALEAALPEGAGLSLVPDPDLAAALRLRAGELSMLVRPGDL is encoded by the coding sequence ATGCCATCCTCCCGCTCCCAGGCCAACGGCCTCGACGTCCCCTCCAGGGTCATCAGCCGTGGTCGCCTCATCGACGTCCTGACCGACACCGTCCGGGACCTCGAGGCGCTGCCCCTGACGCTGGCGTCCGACCGCGTGGACGACGCGCGCCGTCTGCGCGCGAGCGTGATCGGCCAGCTCCGCGATCACATCCTGCCGCGGCTGGAGGACGCCGACGTGCCGGCCATCGTCGTCGTCGGCGGCTCCACGGGGGCGGGCAAGTCCACCCTCGTCAACTCCATGCTGGGCGCAGAGGTCTCCAAGGCCGGTGTCCTGCGCCCCACGACCCGTGTCCCGGTCCTCGTCATCAACCCCGAGGACGCCCCCGCCCTCGAGAACCACCCCGTCAGCGAGGTCGCCCAGATCGTCGTCTGCGAGGCCCAGCCCGCCGGCCTCGCCCTCATCGACGCCTCCGACCTCGACTCCGTCCAGGCGGACAACCGTGCCCTGGCCACCCGTCTGCTCGAGGCCTGCGACCTGTGGCTCTTCATCACCACCGCCGCCCGCTACGGCGACCACACGCCCTGGGCGACGCTCGAGGAAGCCGCCTCCCGCGGCGCCTCCATCGCCGTCGTCCTCAACCGTGTTTCCGACGCCGTCCTGGACGAGGTCCGCCGCGACCTCGTCGAGAGGCTCGACAGGCTCGGCCTGGCCGACTCGCCCTTCTTCGTCGTCCCCGACGCCGGCCCCCACGAGGGACTGCTTCCGGCAGACTCGGTGAGCGAGCTGCGCGACTGGATGCAGCTGCTCGCCGGCCGCCACCGGGCGGCGGGCCTCATGCGCCGCGCCAACCGTGAGATGTGGCCCACCCTGTACCACGACCTGCTTGCGCTGGCCGACGCCGTCGACGCCCAGGGGGACGCCGGACGCCGCCTGGAGGAGGCGGGCCGCGACATCCTGTCGGGCCCCTGCGAGACCCTGCGCACCGACGTCGAGCGCGGGGTCCTCGCGGATGGCGCGCCGACGACCCGTTGGGTCTCCCACGCCTCCGCCGGAGGGCCGCTCGCCGCGCTGGCCACCGGCGCCCGCCTGCGCGCGGGCCTGTTCGGACGCACCGCCCGTGCCCGCGCCCGGGCCCTGGCCGAGGTCGCCGCCGACCTGCGTGACACCCTCGTGCTGCACCTGTCGGCCGGCCTTGCCGCCGTTACCGAGGAGGCCCAGATCACCTGGTCGGAGGCCGGTGCCGGCGAGCACGCCGGGCGGTTGCTGGGCACTGGGCCCGGCGCCCATGAGGCGGTGGCCGCCTGGATGGACGGCGTGCTCAGCGTCGTGCCCCCCATCAAGGGCTTGGATGCCGAGGCCACCGGACACCTCGTCGTGGTGGCCGCCTGCGGCCTCGAGGGCGCCCGCGCGGCCGCAGCCCGACTGGGCCTGGCTGAGACCGTCGATGACGCGCGCACCCGTCTGGCCGATGCCCTCACCGCAGCCCTTGAGGCCGCGCTGCCCGAGGGGGCCGGGCTGAGCCTCGTCCCGGACCCCGACCTCGCCGCTGCCCTGCGCCTGCGCGCCGGTGAACTGTCTATGCTTGTGCGTCCGGGCGATCTGTGA
- a CDS encoding GTPase, which yields MTHTAPRAASPAAVLDARLVAMRAALDACPTEVPASLAIPARASLDTVAERLALGVDHTVVALFGGTGSGKSSLFNALSSLQFADVGARRPTTSQAAACSWGDDASALLTFLGVDQERRIRRESLLDAADEDELAGLVLLDVPDYDSVTTEHALQVDRLVPLADILVWVLDPQKYADSALHDGYLSRLGARQEDMLILVNHIDELPASGQDHLLADVRALLVQDGLEDVTVLPVSAVRGDNLDRVRRLLIERVARESNAARTAAAELDAIAARLGSTVADAPVLVEDAPRAEVVNALVQASGARAVEASVAASLSKALPGALARPEPPARSAVAAARTQWLTRVTHGLPRAWARSVEEAVAGPDALGAQTAEGVGSVALPSPRSTPIDLAWWAGLLVLLGVVAWAAITLMTGGVDSLLADGRVPAGVLLALAGCVVAGWAAWARRRRAAREAAAYAQLVRRRVDAVVDRGLVSPAAGVLERHAQLRRALGLSG from the coding sequence ATGACCCACACAGCCCCCCGTGCGGCGAGCCCCGCGGCCGTCCTCGACGCCCGCCTCGTCGCGATGCGCGCCGCTCTGGACGCCTGCCCCACGGAGGTCCCCGCCTCACTCGCCATCCCCGCGCGCGCGAGCCTGGACACGGTTGCCGAGCGGCTGGCCCTCGGTGTGGACCACACCGTCGTCGCCCTCTTCGGTGGTACCGGCTCCGGCAAGTCCTCTTTGTTCAACGCGCTCAGCTCGCTGCAGTTCGCCGACGTCGGTGCCCGTCGGCCGACGACCTCCCAGGCCGCCGCCTGCTCCTGGGGCGACGACGCGAGCGCCCTGCTGACCTTCCTGGGGGTTGACCAGGAGCGGCGCATCCGCCGCGAGTCCCTGCTGGACGCCGCCGACGAGGACGAGCTTGCCGGCCTCGTGCTGCTGGACGTGCCGGACTACGACTCCGTCACGACGGAGCACGCCCTCCAGGTGGACAGGCTCGTGCCGTTGGCGGACATCCTCGTGTGGGTGCTCGACCCGCAGAAGTACGCGGACTCCGCGCTGCACGACGGCTACCTGAGCAGGCTGGGCGCCCGCCAGGAGGACATGCTCATCCTGGTCAACCACATTGACGAGCTGCCGGCCTCGGGCCAGGACCACCTTCTGGCGGATGTGCGCGCCCTGCTTGTCCAGGACGGGCTGGAGGATGTCACCGTGCTGCCGGTCTCCGCCGTGCGCGGTGACAACCTCGACCGGGTCCGTCGGCTGCTCATCGAGCGCGTCGCACGAGAGTCCAACGCCGCCCGTACCGCCGCGGCCGAGCTCGACGCCATCGCCGCCCGCCTGGGGAGCACCGTCGCCGACGCCCCCGTGCTCGTGGAGGACGCGCCGCGCGCCGAGGTCGTGAACGCCCTCGTGCAGGCCTCGGGCGCCCGTGCGGTTGAGGCGAGTGTCGCCGCCAGCCTGTCCAAGGCGCTGCCCGGGGCCCTGGCACGCCCTGAGCCGCCGGCGCGCTCGGCTGTGGCCGCCGCCCGCACCCAGTGGCTCACTCGTGTCACGCACGGCCTGCCCCGTGCCTGGGCGCGCTCCGTCGAGGAGGCCGTCGCCGGGCCGGACGCCCTGGGCGCGCAGACGGCGGAGGGCGTCGGATCCGTCGCCCTGCCCTCGCCACGCTCGACGCCCATTGACTTGGCGTGGTGGGCGGGGCTGCTCGTTCTCCTGGGGGTTGTCGCCTGGGCCGCCATCACCCTCATGACCGGGGGTGTTGACTCCCTTCTGGCCGATGGTCGTGTGCCCGCTGGGGTGCTGCTGGCCCTGGCGGGGTGTGTGGTGGCCGGATGGGCTGCCTGGGCACGTCGGCGTCGGGCCGCCCGTGAGGCCGCGGCCTACGCCCAGCTGGTGCGCAGGCGCGTGGACGCGGTGGTGGACCGGGGGCTGGTCTCGCCTGCCGCGGGGGTTCTTGAGCGCCACGCGCAGCTGCGCCGGGCCCTGGGCCTGAGCGGCTGA
- a CDS encoding single-stranded DNA-binding protein: MSRQIDITVQGVVGTMPTVATTPNRRAYCRFRVASTPAYRDANGQWHDGDTLWFTAKAWGPLAENLGRSLRKGDPVLLQGRLSQETWKPEGGPAQTSNVITVTSGGHDLGRGTSSYMRVESVMSSSRSAATPQSAASADSSAITGAEPDAEPGAEPGAGTDAEPGAGSGNEAGEALAAGPGTGAASGATDPSDDPWTIPLAPADSNGFSDAELSYEAVNVNA; the protein is encoded by the coding sequence ATGAGCCGCCAGATCGACATCACCGTCCAGGGCGTCGTGGGCACCATGCCCACCGTCGCCACCACCCCCAACCGCCGCGCGTACTGCCGTTTCCGCGTCGCCTCCACCCCCGCCTACCGTGACGCCAACGGGCAGTGGCACGACGGCGACACCCTGTGGTTCACGGCCAAGGCCTGGGGGCCGCTGGCGGAGAACCTTGGACGCAGCCTGCGCAAAGGCGACCCCGTTCTGCTCCAGGGACGCCTCTCCCAGGAGACCTGGAAGCCTGAGGGCGGGCCCGCGCAGACCAGCAACGTCATCACCGTCACCTCGGGCGGGCACGACCTCGGCCGGGGGACCTCCTCCTACATGCGGGTCGAGTCCGTGATGAGCTCCTCGCGCAGCGCCGCCACGCCCCAGTCCGCGGCCTCGGCCGACTCTTCCGCGATCACGGGTGCCGAGCCGGATGCCGAGCCGGGTGCCGAGCCGGGCGCCGGGACGGATGCCGAGCCGGGCGCCGGGAGCGGGAACGAGGCGGGCGAGGCGCTCGCGGCAGGTCCCGGGACGGGCGCCGCGTCCGGCGCCACTGACCCGAGCGATGACCCCTGGACGATCCCGCTGGCACCGGCGGACAGCAACGGCTTCAGCGACGCCGAGCTGTCCTATGAGGCCGTCAACGTCAACGCCTAG
- the ftsE gene encoding cell division ATP-binding protein FtsE produces MIRFDNVSKVYKRGARPALDGVDIEIEKDEFVFLVGASGSGKSTFLRLTLREERPTSGRIHVLGRNLSQVSSWKVPHLRREMGFVFQDFRLLENKTVLENVALASQVIGKPRHYILSAVPEALDLVDLSGKENRRPHELSGGEQQRVAIARAMVNRPKLLLADEPTGNLDPSTSVGIMRLFDRINRQGTTVVMATHDDEIVDQMRKRVIELKAGRVVRDQARGVYGSDR; encoded by the coding sequence ATGATCCGCTTCGACAACGTCTCCAAGGTCTACAAGAGGGGAGCACGCCCTGCCCTCGACGGCGTCGACATCGAGATCGAGAAGGACGAGTTCGTCTTCCTCGTCGGGGCCTCCGGCTCGGGCAAGTCCACCTTCCTGCGCCTGACCCTGCGCGAGGAGCGACCCACCTCCGGCCGCATCCACGTCCTGGGCCGCAACCTGTCCCAGGTGTCCTCCTGGAAGGTCCCCCACCTGCGCCGCGAGATGGGCTTCGTCTTCCAGGACTTCCGCCTCCTGGAGAACAAGACCGTGCTGGAGAACGTCGCCCTCGCCTCCCAGGTCATCGGCAAGCCCCGTCACTACATCCTCTCCGCCGTGCCCGAGGCCCTTGACCTCGTTGACCTGTCCGGCAAGGAGAACCGCAGGCCCCACGAGCTCAGCGGTGGCGAGCAGCAGCGCGTCGCCATCGCCCGCGCCATGGTCAACCGCCCCAAGCTCCTCCTGGCCGACGAGCCGACTGGCAACCTCGACCCCTCCACCTCCGTGGGCATCATGCGTCTGTTCGACCGGATCAACCGCCAGGGCACCACCGTTGTCATGGCCACCCACGACGACGAGATCGTCGACCAGATGCGTAAGCGCGTCATCGAGCTCAAAGCCGGGCGGGTCGTGCGCGACCAGGCCCGCGGCGTCTACGGCTCTGACCGCTGA
- the ftsX gene encoding permease-like cell division protein FtsX: protein MRFRLILTETLKGLTRNLAMTVSVILVAFVSLLFVGASALLQAQISTMKGDWYDKVEVSVYMCPISSARAECAEGEATQEQIDAIEDLINSNALAPYVASYTIESKAEAYENFIKGYGDTQIGQNATVDMMPVSFRIKLVDAEQYQVVSEQFSGRSGVERVVDQRATLEPLFLVMNRASWITGGLAAIMAVAAVLLITTTIRLSAMSRSRETGIMRLVGASNLFIQLPFMLEGALAALAGALLAVGGLYAGVHYLVEGWLARSISFTSAFIGTDDVLRVAPWLILAAIVIAAASSVFSLSKYTRV from the coding sequence ATGCGATTCCGCCTCATCCTGACCGAGACCCTCAAGGGTCTGACGCGCAACCTCGCGATGACGGTCTCCGTCATCCTCGTCGCCTTCGTCTCCCTGCTCTTCGTCGGTGCCTCCGCCCTCCTGCAGGCCCAGATCAGCACCATGAAGGGCGACTGGTATGACAAGGTCGAGGTCAGCGTCTACATGTGCCCCATCTCCTCCGCCCGCGCGGAGTGCGCCGAGGGGGAGGCCACCCAGGAACAGATCGACGCCATTGAGGATCTCATCAACTCGAACGCGCTGGCCCCCTACGTCGCCAGCTACACAATCGAGTCCAAGGCCGAGGCCTACGAGAACTTCATCAAGGGCTACGGGGACACCCAGATCGGCCAGAACGCGACCGTGGACATGATGCCCGTGTCCTTCCGCATCAAGCTCGTCGACGCCGAGCAGTACCAGGTGGTCTCCGAGCAGTTCTCGGGCCGCAGCGGGGTTGAGCGCGTCGTCGACCAACGTGCCACCCTCGAGCCCCTGTTCCTCGTGATGAACCGAGCCTCCTGGATCACCGGTGGCCTGGCCGCCATCATGGCGGTCGCCGCCGTCCTGCTCATCACGACGACGATCCGGCTGTCCGCCATGAGCCGCTCACGCGAGACCGGCATCATGCGCCTGGTTGGGGCCTCCAACCTCTTCATCCAGCTGCCCTTCATGCTCGAGGGCGCCCTCGCGGCCCTCGCCGGGGCGCTGCTCGCCGTCGGCGGCCTTTACGCGGGCGTGCACTACCTCGTCGAGGGGTGGCTCGCGCGGTCGATCTCCTTCACCTCCGCCTTCATCGGCACCGACGACGTCCTGCGCGTCGCCCCCTGGCTCATCCTGGCCGCCATCGTCATCGCCGCGGCCTCGTCCGTCTTCTCCCTGTCGAAGTACACGAGGGTCTGA
- a CDS encoding M23 family metallopeptidase: MVPLPHRIAAAGHRRFRTTSREGRPGARRGLTVLAALCLLVAPMASLLPATADERDDAVAEQEEAEQRANELTASLEGVSAELGQAYLDLLAAQNELATAETALADAETVLAEKEREQQAAADRLDVAESQLETLRDEATESERTASENEASIASLVVSTYQGDSSVTSWAYVLASDSVDELTQRASAMEIASGVQSSVLAAAEEERAQAANRRTRQDAVAERVSLLKEEADAAEAEAQEAADAAQTRRDEVTTLTAERQTAAATLETHKVGLEAQLAQAQADQDAAAATIAQIDAANQASAAYTGSSSGSVAASALGSGTIGHPITGPLTVASPYGYRVHPITGSYILHAGVDLVAAHGVPQYAAVSGTVTYNINSSCGNGVVINGGVINGQSVVLYYCHLSSITVGNGSYVGKGDQIGLTGSTGGATGPHVHFEVHLNGASIDPMTLPGF, encoded by the coding sequence ATGGTTCCGCTCCCGCACCGCATCGCCGCCGCCGGGCACCGGCGTTTCCGAACCACCTCCCGCGAGGGACGGCCGGGCGCGCGCCGAGGCCTGACCGTGCTCGCAGCCCTGTGCCTGCTCGTCGCACCGATGGCCTCGCTCCTGCCCGCCACCGCTGACGAGCGCGACGACGCCGTCGCGGAGCAGGAGGAGGCCGAGCAGCGCGCCAACGAGCTCACCGCCTCCCTCGAGGGCGTCTCGGCCGAGCTCGGCCAGGCCTACCTCGACCTGCTGGCCGCCCAGAACGAGCTGGCGACCGCCGAGACGGCGCTTGCCGACGCCGAGACGGTCCTGGCGGAGAAGGAGCGCGAGCAACAGGCCGCAGCCGACCGCCTCGACGTCGCCGAGTCCCAGCTCGAGACCCTGCGGGACGAGGCCACCGAGTCCGAGCGCACCGCCTCCGAGAACGAGGCCTCCATCGCCTCGCTCGTCGTCTCCACCTACCAGGGCGACTCCAGCGTCACCTCCTGGGCCTATGTGCTCGCCTCCGACTCCGTGGACGAACTGACCCAGCGCGCCTCGGCCATGGAGATCGCCTCCGGCGTGCAGTCCTCCGTCCTGGCCGCCGCCGAGGAGGAGAGGGCTCAGGCCGCCAACCGGCGCACCCGCCAGGACGCCGTCGCCGAGCGCGTCAGTCTGCTCAAGGAGGAGGCCGACGCCGCCGAGGCCGAGGCGCAGGAGGCCGCCGACGCCGCCCAGACCCGGCGCGACGAGGTCACGACCCTCACCGCCGAGAGGCAGACGGCCGCCGCCACCCTCGAGACGCACAAGGTGGGCCTGGAGGCCCAGCTTGCCCAGGCCCAGGCGGACCAGGACGCCGCCGCCGCGACCATCGCGCAGATCGACGCCGCCAACCAGGCCAGCGCGGCCTACACGGGCTCCTCCTCAGGCTCCGTCGCCGCCTCCGCACTCGGCTCGGGCACCATCGGCCACCCCATCACCGGGCCCCTGACCGTCGCCTCGCCCTACGGCTACCGCGTGCATCCCATCACCGGCTCCTACATTCTCCACGCGGGTGTGGATCTCGTGGCCGCCCATGGCGTGCCCCAGTACGCCGCCGTCTCCGGCACCGTCACCTACAACATCAACAGCTCGTGCGGCAACGGCGTCGTCATCAACGGCGGGGTCATCAACGGCCAGTCCGTCGTCCTGTACTACTGCCACCTGTCCTCGATCACGGTGGGCAACGGCTCCTACGTCGGCAAGGGCGACCAGATCGGCCTGACCGGGAGCACCGGCGGCGCCACCGGCCCCCACGTCCACTTCGAGGTCCACCTCAACGGGGCCTCCATCGACCCCATGACCCTGCCGGGCTTCTGA
- the smpB gene encoding SsrA-binding protein SmpB — protein MAKHQDKPKKPTAGERAKAASDAHKTIARNKKATHDYFIEDRYEAGLALTGTEVKALRMGRASLTEAWIEIDRGEAWIQGAHIPEYLQGTWNNHSPRRKRKLLLHRSEIERLAMRVQAKGYTIVPLELYFVGGRVKVEIALARGKQDWDKRQSLREAQDKREAARAMAEANRRRG, from the coding sequence ATGGCCAAGCACCAGGACAAGCCGAAGAAGCCCACCGCGGGGGAGCGGGCCAAAGCGGCCTCCGACGCTCACAAGACCATCGCCCGCAACAAGAAGGCGACCCACGACTACTTCATCGAGGATCGCTACGAGGCCGGGCTCGCGCTGACCGGCACGGAGGTCAAGGCCCTGCGCATGGGGCGGGCCTCGCTGACTGAGGCGTGGATCGAGATCGACCGCGGCGAGGCCTGGATCCAGGGCGCCCACATCCCCGAGTACCTCCAGGGCACGTGGAACAACCACTCGCCCAGGCGCAAGCGCAAGCTGCTCCTGCACCGCAGCGAGATCGAGCGCCTGGCCATGCGGGTGCAGGCCAAGGGCTACACGATCGTGCCCCTGGAGCTGTACTTCGTCGGCGGGCGCGTCAAGGTCGAGATCGCGCTGGCCCGGGGCAAGCAGGACTGGGACAAGCGCCAGTCGCTGCGCGAGGCTCAGGACAAGCGCGAGGCCGCGCGCGCGATGGCGGAGGCGAACCGACGCCGGGGCTGA
- a CDS encoding aldo/keto reductase: MESRPLSALERSISTIGIGTWQLGADWGVVSPADAEATLQAAVEAGVTFIDTADVYGDGRSERFVGAFVAERPEAGLTVATKMGRRMAQTYENYNRDNFLAWNDRSRQNLGVETIDLVQLHCPPSEVIEAQHTWDWLDEMAAEGRVRAYGVSVETCEQALEALRRPACASVQIILNVLRRKPLEEVLPTAIATGTAVIARVPLASGLLSGRYSESTVFAPGDHRSYNRDGSAFDVGETFSGVPYEIGVAAAREFTALVRELGPDGASPAQVALRWVIDQPGVTTVIPGARNAEQARANARAASLEPLGTELHAALADLYDRLIREHVHGRW; this comes from the coding sequence ATGGAGTCACGCCCGCTGAGCGCGCTGGAGCGAAGCATCTCAACCATCGGTATCGGAACCTGGCAGCTGGGCGCCGACTGGGGCGTGGTCTCGCCCGCCGACGCCGAGGCGACCCTCCAGGCCGCGGTCGAGGCAGGCGTCACCTTCATCGACACCGCCGACGTCTATGGCGACGGCCGCTCCGAGCGCTTCGTCGGCGCCTTCGTGGCAGAGCGTCCGGAGGCCGGGCTCACCGTGGCCACCAAGATGGGCCGGCGTATGGCGCAGACCTACGAGAACTACAACCGGGACAACTTCCTCGCCTGGAACGACCGCTCCCGCCAGAACCTCGGCGTCGAGACCATCGACCTCGTCCAGCTGCACTGCCCGCCCAGCGAGGTTATTGAGGCTCAGCACACCTGGGACTGGCTCGACGAGATGGCCGCCGAGGGGCGTGTGCGCGCCTACGGCGTGAGCGTGGAGACCTGCGAGCAGGCCCTCGAGGCCCTGCGCCGCCCGGCCTGCGCCAGCGTCCAGATCATCCTCAACGTCCTGCGCCGCAAGCCCCTCGAGGAGGTGCTGCCGACGGCGATCGCCACCGGGACCGCCGTTATCGCCCGCGTCCCGCTGGCCTCCGGCCTCCTGTCCGGCCGCTACAGCGAGTCGACGGTCTTCGCCCCGGGCGACCACCGCAGCTACAACCGTGACGGCTCCGCCTTCGACGTCGGCGAGACCTTCTCCGGGGTCCCCTACGAGATCGGCGTCGCCGCGGCCCGCGAGTTCACCGCCCTGGTGCGCGAGCTCGGTCCCGACGGCGCGAGCCCGGCCCAGGTGGCGTTGCGCTGGGTCATCGACCAGCCGGGCGTCACCACCGTCATCCCGGGCGCCCGCAACGCCGAGCAGGCGCGCGCCAACGCCCGGGCCGCGTCACTGGAACCGCTGGGCACCGAGCTGCACGCGGCGCTGGCGGACCTGTACGACCGCCTCATCCGCGAGCACGTGCACGGGCGCTGGTGA
- a CDS encoding exodeoxyribonuclease III: MRIATVNVNGIRAAARKGMAAWIESSAPDVMLLQEVRADEETAAALLPGYTSVVWPCRIKGRAGTAVAVREDGSLALGEARYGVAAPGTEEPDVDSGRWLEVDLLPSGAGEGAKEEPALTVVSAYLHSGQLGTEKMDQKYAHLDLVDARMAALLARAADGGPQVLMAGDLNVVRSAQDIKNWKPNHNKIAGVMDEEIAHLESWFASGWIDVARSLAPEEQGPYTWWSQRGQAFDNNAGWRIDYQVATPALAGRAASARVDRAASYAERWSDHAPLVIDYTD; encoded by the coding sequence ATGCGTATCGCCACCGTCAACGTCAACGGGATCCGTGCCGCCGCCCGCAAGGGCATGGCCGCCTGGATCGAGTCCAGCGCCCCCGACGTCATGCTTCTGCAAGAGGTCCGCGCCGATGAGGAGACGGCCGCCGCGCTCCTGCCCGGCTACACCAGCGTCGTTTGGCCCTGCCGGATCAAGGGCCGTGCGGGCACCGCCGTGGCCGTGCGCGAGGACGGCTCCCTCGCCCTGGGCGAGGCCCGTTACGGCGTCGCCGCCCCCGGTACCGAGGAGCCCGACGTCGACTCCGGGCGCTGGCTTGAGGTGGACCTCCTGCCCTCCGGGGCCGGAGAGGGGGCCAAGGAGGAACCTGCGCTGACCGTCGTGTCCGCCTACCTGCACTCGGGCCAGCTCGGCACCGAGAAGATGGACCAGAAGTACGCTCACCTCGACCTCGTCGACGCGCGCATGGCGGCCCTGCTCGCCCGCGCGGCTGACGGCGGCCCCCAGGTCCTCATGGCCGGTGACCTCAACGTCGTGCGCTCTGCGCAGGACATCAAGAACTGGAAGCCGAACCACAACAAGATCGCCGGGGTCATGGACGAGGAGATCGCCCACCTGGAGTCCTGGTTCGCCTCGGGCTGGATCGACGTCGCCCGCTCCCTCGCGCCCGAGGAGCAGGGGCCGTACACGTGGTGGTCCCAACGCGGCCAGGCCTTCGACAACAATGCCGGCTGGCGCATCGACTACCAGGTGGCCACGCCTGCTTTGGCCGGGCGTGCAGCGTCGGCGCGGGTGGACCGCGCCGCCTCCTACGCCGAGCGCTGGAGTGACCACGCGCCGTTGGTCATCGATTACACGGACTGA
- a CDS encoding acylphosphatase, which translates to MRQSAGQPADAAGGGGAAGRSRTVRAVVSGRVQGVGFRYFCQQEASALGLVGSVSNLDDGTVEVLAQGPSDDVSRLIAWLYRGPRWAEVDDVLVEERAPGCLSGTTFEVAR; encoded by the coding sequence ATGAGGCAATCAGCAGGACAGCCGGCCGACGCCGCCGGGGGTGGTGGGGCCGCCGGGCGCAGCCGCACGGTGCGCGCCGTCGTGTCCGGGCGGGTCCAGGGGGTGGGATTCCGCTATTTCTGCCAGCAGGAGGCCAGTGCCCTCGGGCTCGTCGGCTCCGTGAGCAATCTTGACGACGGCACCGTTGAGGTTCTCGCCCAGGGGCCGTCCGACGACGTCTCCCGGCTCATCGCCTGGCTCTACCGCGGTCCGCGCTGGGCCGAGGTGGACGACGTGCTCGTGGAGGAACGGGCACCCGGCTGCCTGAGCGGTACCACCTTCGAGGTCGCCCGATGA
- a CDS encoding ABC transporter permease — MNGFLTGAIGALVEAWTQLRIGKLRVLLSLVGVGAAVAAMTFVIAFGQVSTAVEEELLQQWAGRPGTVTLYATPSTGDAGGAGSAGGAGSAGGAGGPTPGSADDNQVPDPNERSAAEKAEKAYTEFVERYQISHWAMVERTTLRLSLGGTPTKVDTTVVTGGYGMLHRTQMLQGRWFNADDEDDLSPSIVVSRGVLDALGVTELHSPLRVRGLSPVDTTYTIVGVLKGDGSSACRPDSETGESVCGEVMEAMVLSAPYNRLLPPTTERSVPSLEVWAGQGKGSEMGELMESHFNAVFGHGSASVQNNEFGARADFGRTFTIVVTSAGVFIMVLGALGLINISMVTVRQRIHEIGVRRSFGATSRRIFFSIMLESVVATVVAGIIGIGIAIVAMRFVPLEALFNGYSVTNRPPFPMSAALIGLVAASAVGALAGIIPAIVAVRIRPIDAIRF; from the coding sequence GTGAACGGCTTCCTCACCGGGGCCATCGGCGCCCTCGTCGAGGCCTGGACCCAGTTGCGCATCGGCAAGCTGCGCGTCCTGCTCTCCCTCGTCGGTGTGGGGGCCGCCGTGGCGGCGATGACCTTTGTCATCGCTTTCGGTCAGGTCTCCACCGCCGTCGAGGAGGAGCTCTTGCAGCAGTGGGCCGGCCGGCCGGGCACGGTCACGCTCTACGCGACGCCGTCAACGGGCGACGCGGGCGGCGCGGGCAGCGCGGGCGGCGCGGGCAGCGCGGGCGGCGCCGGGGGGCCAACACCCGGGAGCGCCGACGACAACCAGGTTCCGGACCCGAACGAGCGCAGTGCCGCCGAGAAGGCCGAGAAGGCCTACACCGAGTTCGTCGAGCGCTACCAGATCAGCCACTGGGCGATGGTCGAGAGGACGACGCTGAGACTGAGCCTGGGCGGTACGCCCACCAAGGTCGATACGACCGTCGTCACCGGCGGCTACGGGATGCTGCACCGGACCCAGATGCTCCAGGGGCGGTGGTTCAATGCCGACGACGAGGACGACCTGTCCCCCTCGATCGTCGTCAGCCGAGGCGTGCTCGACGCGCTTGGAGTGACGGAGCTGCACAGTCCTCTGCGCGTGCGCGGGCTGTCCCCGGTGGACACGACCTACACGATCGTCGGGGTCCTCAAGGGAGATGGCTCCAGCGCCTGCCGCCCCGACTCCGAAACCGGTGAGTCCGTGTGCGGGGAGGTGATGGAGGCAATGGTGCTCTCCGCGCCCTACAACCGTCTGCTGCCGCCAACGACCGAGCGTTCGGTGCCGTCGCTTGAGGTGTGGGCCGGGCAGGGCAAGGGCTCTGAGATGGGCGAGCTCATGGAGAGCCACTTCAACGCCGTCTTCGGGCACGGCTCCGCCTCGGTGCAGAACAACGAGTTCGGTGCGAGGGCGGACTTCGGGCGGACCTTCACGATCGTCGTGACCTCCGCCGGCGTGTTCATCATGGTGCTGGGAGCCCTGGGCCTCATCAACATCTCGATGGTGACGGTGCGCCAGCGCATCCACGAGATCGGCGTGCGCAGGTCCTTTGGGGCGACGAGCCGACGCATCTTCTTCTCCATCATGCTGGAGTCCGTGGTGGCGACGGTTGTCGCGGGCATCATCGGGATCGGCATCGCCATCGTGGCCATGCGCTTCGTGCCCCTGGAGGCCCTGTTCAACGGCTACTCGGTGACGAACCGGCCGCCCTTCCCGATGTCGGCGGCGCTCATCGGCCTGGTGGCGGCCTCCGCCGTCGGTGCCCTGGCGGGCATCATCCCCGCCATCGTCGCCGTGCGAATCCGCCCCATCGACGCCATTCGCTTCTGA